In a single window of the Coffea eugenioides isolate CCC68of chromosome 3, Ceug_1.0, whole genome shotgun sequence genome:
- the LOC113765690 gene encoding probable enoyl-CoA hydratase 1, peroxisomal, giving the protein MAGTSSENLIVVNRGQGGVAVVTINRPKSLNSLTRQMMKDLAKAFKSLDAEESVRVIILCGSGRSFCSGVDLTAAEDVFKGDVKDMESDPVAQMERCKKPIIGAIKGFAVTAGFEIALACDILVASTDAKFMDTHARFGIFPSWGLSQKLARVIGPNRAREVSLTATPVTAEEAEKWGLVNHVVEGSELLKKARQIAEAIIKNNQDLVLRYKSVINDGFKQDLAHALVLEKERAHDYYNGMTKEQFKKMQEFIAGRSAKKSPSKL; this is encoded by the exons ATGGCGGGCACATCTTCGGAAAACCTGATAGTCGTGAACCGAGGACAAGGGGGCGTCGCTGTCGTCACAATTAACCGTCCCAAGAGTCTGAACTCGCTCACCAGACAGATGATGAAGGATCTTGCCAAAGCATTCAAGTCGCTAGACGCGGAAGAGTCAGTTCGGGTTATTATTCTTTGCGGGTCAGGTCGATCATTCTGTTCTGGGGTGGACTTGACTGCTGCGGAAGATGTCTTTAAGGGGGACGTCAAGGATATGGAATCCGATCCAGTTGCTCAAATGGAGCGTTGCAAGAAGCCCATTATAGGAGCCATTAAAGGGTTTGCTGTCACAGCTGGGTTTGAGATTGCTTTGGCTTGTGATATTTTGGTTGCTTCTACAGATGCTAAATTTATGGATACCCATGCCAG ATTTGGAATATTTCCTTCATGGGGTCTATCTCAGAAGCTTGCCCGTGTCATAGGGCCCAATAGAGCCCGTGAAGTATCTCTGACTGCAACCCCTGTAACTGCAGAAGAAGCTGAGAAATGGGGTTTGGTAAATCATGTAGTTGAAGGAAGTGAACTCTTGAAGAAAGCTCGACAAATAGCAGAAgccattattaagaacaatcAAGACCTTGTCTTGAGGTACAAGAGTGTTATAAATGATGGATTCAAACAAGACTTGGCTCATGCCCTTGTGCTAGAAAAG GAGAGGGCGCATGACTATTACAATGGAATGACTAAGGAGCAgttcaagaaaatgcaagaattcATTGCAGGTCGGAGTGCAAAGAAATCTCCATCCAAGTTGTAG
- the LOC113767122 gene encoding probable serine/threonine-protein kinase DDB_G0282963 yields MENIGTKSAAAGAGAAAATPPAEELLKKIQELEEGHAHLKQEMSKLMISTTDEKSERQQQRSHSISPQRSRGPRRLGSGGAVGFDGGIVAAWKKGSASFRHSSPLRRESRSRDAYAAVGGGGGPTAVKFTDKQYLNILQSMEQSVHIFDLNRRIIYWNRSAENLYGYSAAEALGQDPVELLADAQDYAIASNIIDLVAMGQSWTGQFPVKNKKGDRFVIVATDTPFYDDDGTLVGIICVSTDSRPFQETKAALSGARQPEANSSFSRPKMLASAKLGLDPQQPLQVAIASKISNLASKVSSKVKSKMRTGDTSTDHEGGSEDNSIDHLSDHGISDAALSDHREDAASSGASTPRADLHPSPFGKSSQATYEELSPGNNSRGSGDEGEGKPGISKIITSKAEALISKTGLTWPWKGNDRENSESKATRFVWPWLHNDLENDLDQQKTSAVPAKPDNQETNRMVNNEASGSWSSSFNINSTSSASSCGSTSSSAVNKIDMDNDCLDYEILWEDLTIGEQIGQGSCGTVYHALWYGSDVAVKVFSRQEYSEDAIFSFRQEVSLMKRLRHPNILLFMGAVTSPERLCIVTEFLPRGSLFRLLQRNMGKLDWRRRIHMALDVARGMNYLHHCNPPIIHRDLKSSNLLVDKNWTVKVGDFGLSRLKRETYLTTKTGKGTPQWMAPEVLRNEPSDEKADIYSFGVILWELATEKIPWDNLNSMQVIGAVGFMNQRLDIPKDVDPQWAAIVESCWHSEPPNRPTFQELVERLRDMQRQSAIQFQASRAGTGDGSQKEL; encoded by the exons ATGGAAAATATTGGGACAAAATCGGCTGCAGCTGGAGCAGGAGCAGCAGCTGCAACACCCCCAGCTGAGGAGCTGCTGAAGAAGATTCAAGAATTGGAAGAAGGGCATGCCCATTTGAAGCAAGAGATGTCTAAGCTGATGATTTCAACCACTGATGAGAAATCTGAGAGGCAGCAACAAAGGTCTCATTCTATATCTCCTCAGCGTTCTCGTGGGCCGCGGCGGCTGGGTAGTGGTGGTGCTGTTGGCTTTGACGGTGGCATAGTGGCCGCGTGGAAAAAGGGTTCTGCTTCTTTTCGGCATTCCTCACCTTTGAGAAGGGAAAGTAGGAGTAGGGATGCGTATGCTGCTGTTGGTGGCGGTGGTGGGCCGACTGCTGTAAAATTTACTGATAAGCAGTATTTGAATATATTGCAGTCAATGGAGCAGTCTGTGCATATATTTGATCTTAATCGTCGTATTATTTACTG GAATCGGAGTGCTGAGAATCTTTATGGTTATTCAGCAGCTGAAGCTTTAGGACAGGATCCCGTTGAGCTTTTGGCAGATGCCCAGGACTATGCTATTGCCAGCAATATAATCGATCTCGTGGCAATGGGGCAAAGTTGGACTGGTCAGTTCCCTGTCAAGAACAAGAAAGGAGACAGATTTGTAATTGTTGCCACTGATACCCCTTTCTATGATGATGATGGCACTCTGGTTGGGATTATTTGTGTATCTACTGATTCAAGACCCTTCCAAGAAACAAAGGCAGCATTGTCAGGGGCAAGGCAGCCAGAAGCCAATTCAAGCTTTAGTAGGCCTAAAATGCTTGCTTCTGCTAAACTTGGGCTTGATCCTCAACAGCCTCTTCAAGTTGCAATTGCCTCGAAAATATCAAATTTG GCTTCCAAAGTGAGCAGCAAGGTGAAGTCAAAAATGAGGACAGGAGACACTAGCACTGATCATGAGGGTGGTAGTGAAGACAATAGCATTGATCATCTCTCTGATCATGGTATCTCAGATGCTGCCCTCTCTGACCATAGAGAGGATGCGGCTTCTAGTGGAGCTAGTACACCACGAGCAGATTTGCACCCTTCACCATTTGGAAAATCTTCTCAAGCTACTTATGAGGAGCTCTCCCCTGGAAACAACTCCAGAGGTTCAGGGGATGAGGGTGAAGGAAAACCGGGGATCTCTAAGATCATTACATCAAAGGCAGAGGCATTGATCAGTAAAACTGGTTTAACTTGGCCGTGGAAAGGAAATGATCGAGAGAACTCTGAGTCAAAGGCTACTCGTTTTGTCTGGCCATGGTTACACAATGACCTAGAGAATGACTTGGATCAACAGAAAACATCTGCAGTTCCAGCAAAGCCAGACAATCAGGAAACTAACAGGATGGTTAATAATGAGGCTTCGGGCTCCTGGTCCtcatcatttaacattaacagcaCCAGTAGCGCTAGTAGCTGTGGAAGTACAAGCAGCAGTGCTGTAAATAAGATTGACATGGATAATGACTGCTTGGACTATGAGATCTTGTGGGAAGACTTGACAATTGGGGAACAGATTGGGCAAG GTTCATGTGGAACTGTATACCATGCTCTGTGGTATGGATCA GACGTCGCTGTGAAGGTGTTCTCTAGGCAAGAATATTCTGAAGATGCGATATTTTCCTTCCGACAGGAG GTGTCTCTCATGAAAAGATTGCGGCATCCAAATATTCTGCTTTTCATGGGTGCAGTAACCTCACCTGAACGTCTCTGCATTGTAACAGAGTTCCTGCCTCG TGGAAGTTTATTCAGGTTACTACAAAGGAATATGGGCAAATTAGATTGGAGACGTCGTATTCACATGGCTTTGGACGTA gCACGAGGCATGAATTATCTTCATCATTGCAACCCACCTATTATCCATCGAGATTTGAAATCTTCGAATCTTCTTGTTGATAAGAACTGGACTGTAAAG GTTGGCGACTTTGGTCTGTCACGTCTTAAAAGAGAAACATACCTGACCACCAAGACAGGGAAAGGAACG CCTCAATGGATGGCTCCAGAAGTTCTTCGAAATGAACCGTCGGATGAGAA GGCGGATATATACAGCTTTGGGGTGATATTGTGGGAACTTGCCACTGAAAAGATCCCTTGGGATAACCTCAACTCTATGCAG GTAATTGGAGCTGTAGGATTCATGAATCAACGACTTGACATTCCTAAGGACGTTGATCCGCAGTGGGCAGCAATAGTTGAGAGCTGCTGGCATAG TGAACCGCCGAACCGTCCAACCTTCCAAGAACTAGTTGAAAGGCTTAGAGATATGCAAAGACAGTCTGCCATTCAATTTCAGGCCTCACGAGCTGGCACAGGAGATGGCAGTCAGAAAGAGTTGTAG
- the LOC113766983 gene encoding GDSL esterase/lipase At4g16230-like, with the protein MDYLSYRKLAAGILFQLLALFVRLKTCFCEVAPPANFVFGDSLVDVGNNNYIVSLSKANFVPNGIDFGKPTGRYTNGRTIVDILGEEVGIKGFTPPFLAPTTAGPVVLQGVNYASGGGGILNHTGKIFVGRINFDAQLDNFANTKEYIISTIGAPMTMKLLQNALFSVTMGSNDFINNYLVPVVSKVQQNLVSPETFVADLITRYRTQLTRLYNMGARKIVVVNVGPIGCIPYQRAINPSSGKGCVAFPNQLAQLFNSQLRDLVTELRSNLKGSKLIYADAYRIVDDLIQNYISYGFGNADSACCYVAGRFGGLIPCGPASKICADRSKYVFWDPYHPTDAANSFIAKRLLDGGSGDVWPMNIRQLISSN; encoded by the exons ATGGATTATCTATCGTACAGGAAACTTGCAGCAGGGATTTTGTTTCAACTCTTAGCCCTTTTTGTTCGGTTGAAGACCTGCTTCTGTGAAGTTGCTCCTCCTGCTAATTTTGTTTTTGGAGATTCCTTGGTTGATGTTGGCAACAACAACTACATCGTGTCTCTCTCAAAAGCTAATTTTGTACCAAATGGCATCGACTTTGGTAAGCCAACAGGAAGATACACAAATGGAAGAACAATAGTTGATATTTTAG GAGAGGAAGTAGGAATCAAAGGCTTTACTCCTCCATTCTTGGCGCCGACAACAGCTGGTCCGGTGGTTCTGCAGGGTGTTAATTATGCTTCTGGTGGAGGGGGGATTCTGAATCACACTGGAAAGATTTTT GTCGGTAGAATCAACTTTGATGCTCAACTAGACAACTTTGCCAATACCAAGGAGTACATAATTTCAACAATAGGTGCTCCCATGACAATGAAATTGCTTCAAAATGCACTCTTCTCAGTGACAATGGGATCAAATGACTTCATTAACAACTATTTGGTGCCCGTTGTCTCAAAAGTTCAGCAAAATTTGGTCTCTCCAGAAACCTTCGTAGCAGATTTGATTACAAGATATAGAACTCAACTTACG AGGCTCTACAACATGGGTGCTAGAAAGATCGTTGTAGTTAATGTAGGACCTATTGGCTGCATCCCATATCAGAGGGCAATAAATCCATCTTCTGGAAAAGGCTGTGTTGCCTTCCCTAATCAGCTAGCTCAGTTGTTCAATAGCCAGTTGAGGGATCTAGTAACAGAGCTTCGTTCTAATCTGAAGGGATCAAAACTCATTTATGCAGATGCCTATCGCATTGTAGATGATTTGATCCAGAACTACATCTCCTATG GGTTCGGGAATGCAGATTCAGCTTGCTGCTACGTTGCTGGGAGATTTGGGGGCCTAATTCCATGCGGTCCAGCATCTAAAATTTGTGCAGACAGATCAAAGTATGTGTTCTGGGATCCATATCATCCAACAGATGCTGCTAACAGCTTTATAGCTAAGCGTCTGCTTGACGGTGGCTCTGGGGACGTTTGGCCGATGAACATTAGACAattaatttcatcaaattga
- the LOC113764893 gene encoding probable pectinesterase 67, with protein MPSSSSTLPWAKNVAYVHFLVMSVLISDVVHCSLDRNVIDSNLLTQKIGTSRTAIVDISGQGDFRTIQAAIDAVPEGNSNWTIIHVRKGVYREKVHIPRNKPYIFLRGNGKGKTSIVWSQSSVDNYQSAAFLVESHNFVAFGISFKNEAPTGIAYTSRNQSVAAFAGADKVAFYHCAFFSSHNTLFDYKGRHYYDNCYIQGSIDFIFGRGQSMFHNCEIFVIGDKRAEIHGSITAHSRRSAGENSGFVFVGGKIYGVGSLYLGRANAPFSRVVFANTYFSRTIVPQGWTNWSYAGSPDRVYLAEYKCHGPGSASKDRAKWSKQLDDKEVAPFLSIDYINGKQWLPAWL; from the exons ATGCCTTCATCTTCTTCAACACTTCCCTGGGCAAAAAATGTTGCCTATGTACATTTTCTAGTCATGTCTGTCCTCATTTCAGATGTTGTACATTGCTCCTTGGACAGAAACGTGATCGATTCCAATCTCCTGACCCAGAAGATTGGTACCAGCCGAACAGCAATAGTTGATATTAGTGGACAAGGAGACTTCAGGACCATTCAAGCAGCAATTGATGCTGTTCCAGAAGGCAATTCCAATTGGACCATTATTCATGTGAGGAAAGGTGTTTACAG AGAGAAGGTGCACATACCTCGTAATAAACCCTATATATTCTTGAGAGGCAATGGAAAGGGTAAGACATCCATCGTTTGGTCTCAGAGCTCTGTCGACAACTACCAGTCCGCTGCTTTCCTTGTTGAATCACACAACTTCGTTGCCTTCGGTATTAGCTTCAAG AATGAAGCTCCAACTGGGATTGCTTATACCTCACGTAACCAGTCAGTTGCAGCATTTGCTGGGGCAGACAAAGTTGCATTCTACCACTGTGCATTCTTTAGCTCACACAACACTCTCTTTGATTACAAAGGCAGGCATTACTACGACAATTGCTATATTCAGGGTTCCATCGATTTCATATTTGGACGCGGTCAGTCTATGTTCCAT AACTGCGAGATATTCGTGATTGGAGACAAGAGGGCTGAGATCCATGGATCCATCACAGCTCACAGCAGGCGAAGTGCTGGTGAAAACAGTGGTTTTGTGTTCGTTGGAGGGAAGATCTATGGGGTTGGTAGCTTGTACTTGGGTAGAGCCAATGCACCCTTTTCTCGAGTTGTTTTTGCAAACACCTACTTCTCCAGGACCATTGTGCCTCAAGGATGGACGAATTGGAGCTATGCTGGCAGTCCAGA CCGTGTATATCTTGCAGAATATAAATGTCATGGTCCAGGGTCTGCTTCAAAAGATCGAGCTAAGTGGTCAAAACAGCTCGATGACAAAGAAGTAGCTCCTTTCCTCTCTATTGATTACATCAATGGCAAGCAATGGCTCCCAGCATGGCTATGA
- the LOC113767123 gene encoding huntingtin-interacting protein K yields the protein MEAEGGDEGIEMVVDSKDLQQQSKALDKLTDRVEDRQLDSTRVQEAMASIAASKEADLQAMRLREKELAAVKINPEHVDIIANELELDKKVAERTLREHKGDPVAAIRALLN from the exons ATGGAAGCGGAGGGAGGAGATGAAGGAATAGAGATGGTGGTGGACTCCAAGGACCTGCAGCAGCAGAGCAAAGCCCTCGACAAGCTCACTGACCGAGTCGAGGATCGTCAACTCGACTCAACCCGGGTTCAGGAG GCTATGGCGTCAATTGCTGCATCCAAAGAAGCTGATCTTCAAGCCATGAGATTGAG GGAAAAGGAATTAGCTGCAGTCAAGATTAATCCAGAACATGTTGATATAATTGCCAATGAACTAGAG CTGGACAAGAAGGTGGCTGAAAGGACTTTGCGTGAGCACAAAGGCGATCCTGTTGCTGCCATTCGAGCTCTACTTAACTAA
- the LOC113764622 gene encoding phytochrome B yields the protein MASGGSRASSSLHHHHSKGRGQAQSSGTSQNVNYRESVSKAVAQYTVDAKLHAVFEQSGESGKSFDYSQSVRNTTHSVPEQQITAYLSKIQRGGHIQPFGCMIAVDEASFSVIAYSENAREMLGLTPQSVPSLERPEILTIGTDVRTVFTPSSSVLLERAFGAREITLLNPIWIHSKNSGKPFYGILHRIDVGIVIDLEPARTEDPALSIAGAVQSQKLAVRAISHLQSLPGGDIKLLCDTVVESVRELTGYDRVMVYKFHEDEHGEVVAESKRSDLDPYIGLHYPATDIPQASRFLFKQNRVRMIVDCHATSVQVLQDESLMQPLCLVGSTLRAPHDCHAQYMANMGSIASLTLAVIINGNEEDSVGGRNSMRLWGLVVGHHTSARCIPFPLRYACEFLMQAFGLQLNMELQLASQLSEKHVLRTQTLLCDMILRDSPTGIVTQSPSIMDLVKCDGAALYYRGKCYPLGVTPTQAQIKDIVEWLLAYHGDSTGLSTDSLADAGYPGAASLGDAVCGMAVAYITSRDFLFWFRSHTAKEIKWGGAKHHPEDKDDGQRMHPRSSFKAFLEVVKSRSLPWETAEMDAIHSLQLILRDSFRDADGSNTKAVVQNQIVDNEFQGMDELSSVAREMVRLIETATAPIFAVDVEGRINGWNAKVAELTGMPVEEAMGKSLVRDIVKKESAETTEKLLLHALRGEEDKNVEIKLRTFGAEENKKTVFVVVNACTSKDYTNNIVGVCFVGQDVTGQKVVMDKFIHIQGDYKAIVHSLNPLIPPIFASDENTCCSEWNTAMEKLTGWSRGEVMGKMLVGEIFGSCCRLKGADAMTKFMIALHNAIGGQDTDKFPFSFFDRSGKYVQALLTANKRVNMDCQIIGAFCFVQIASPELQQALKLQRQQEKKCFSRMKELAYICQEIKNPLSGIRFTNSLLEATDLTDDQKQFIETSSACEKQMSMIVRDVNLDNLEDGSLELEKSEFLLGSVIDAVVSQVMLLLRERGLQLIRDIPEEIKTLAVYGDQARVQQVLADFLLNMVRYAPSSGGWVEIQLKPSLKQISIGINILHIEFRIVCPGEGLPPELVQDMFHSSRWVTQEGLGLSMCRKILKLMDGEVQYIRESERSYFLITLELPMQRRGSKSVA from the exons ATGGCCTCAGGGGGAAGCAGAGCATCAAGCAGTCTTCATCATCACCATTCTAAAGGTAGAGGTCAAGCTCAATCTTCAGGGACAAGCCAAAATGTAAACTACAGGGAGTCAGTCAGCAAGGCTGTGGCTCAGTACACCGTGGATGCTAAGCTACATGCTGTATTTGAGCAGTCTGGTGAGTCTGGCAAGTCCTTTGATTACTCTCAGTCCGTTAGAAACACCACACACTCTGTTCCCGAGCAACAAATCACTGCATATTTGTCTAAAATCCAGAGGGGTGGTCATATTCAACCCTTTGGTTGTATGATAGCCGTAGACGAGGCTTCGTTCAGTGTCATTGCTTATAGCGAAAATGCGCGTGAAATGCTTGGTTTAACTCCTCAATCAGTCCCTAGCCTCGAAAGGCCTGAGATCCTCACAATTGGGACTGATGTAAGGACCGTTTTCACCCCTTCCAGCTCTGTTTTGCTCGAAAGGGCATTCGGGGCGCGAGAAATCACTTTGTTAAATCCGATTTGGATTCATTCAAAGAATTCTGGGAAGCCCTTTTATGGAATTCTGCATAGGATTGATGTTGGGATTGTAATTGACTTGGAGCCTGCTAGGACTGAGGATCCTGCTTTATCAATTGCTGGGGCTGTTCAGTCTCAGAAACTAGCTGTGAGGGCGATTTCACATTTGCAATCACTCCCCGGTGGAGATATTAAGCTTTTGTGTGATACTGTGGTTGAAAGTGTGAGGGAGCTTACGGGCTATGACAGGGTAATGGTGTATAAATTTCATGAGGATGAGCATGGTGAGGTTGTGGCTGAGAGCAAAAGGTCGGATTTGGATCCTTATATCGGGTTGCATTATCCAGCCACCGACATTCCTCAGGCATCAAGGTTTTTGTTTAAGCAGAATAGGGTTAGGATGATCGTGGATTGTCATGCTACTTCCGTTCAGGTGCTGCAGGATGAATCACTCATGCAGCCTCTATGTTTAGTTGGTTCAACACTTCGAGCTCCTCATGATTGCCATGCCCAGTACATGGCTAATATGGGGTCAATTGCCTCATTAACTCTTGCAGTCATCATTAATGGAAATGAGGAGGATAGTGTTGGGGGCCGGAATTCCATGAGACTTTGGGGCTTGGTTGTTGGTCACCACACTTCTGCTCGTTGTATTCCTTTCCCTCTGCGTTATGCCTGTGAGTTCCTAATGCAAGCCTTTGGGCTCCAATTGAACATGGAGTTACAATTGGCTTCACAGTTGTCTGAGAAACATGTTTTGAGGACACAAACACTTTTGTGTGATATGATTCTTCGAGATTCTCCAACTGGGATTGTTACACAGAGCCCCAGCATTATGGACCTCGTGAAATGTGATGGTGCTGCTCTGTACTACCGGGGAAAGTGCTACCCACTGGGCGTGACACCTACTCAAGCCCAGATAAAGGATATTGTTGAATGGTTGTTGGCTTACCATGGGGACTCAACAGGATTGAGTACTGATAGTTTGGCTGATGCAGGGTACCCTGGGGCAGCCTCTCTTGGTGACGCTGTTTGTGGGATGGCTGTTGCTTATATTACTTCAAGAGATTTCTTGTTCTGGTTTCGCTCCCACACTGCCAAAGAGATAAAGTGGGGTGGTGCAAAGCATCATCCAGAGGACAAAGATGATGGGCAGAGGATGCATCCACGTTCTTCTTTCAAAGCATTTCTGGAAGTAGTCAAAAGCCGTAGTTTGCCATGGGAGACTGCTGAAATGGATGCAATTCATTCCTTGCAGCTTATACTACGAGATTCATTCAGGGATGCTGATGGAAGCAATACAAAGGCTGTTGTTCAGAATCAGATTGTGGATAATGAGTTTCAAGGGATGGATGAACTCAGTTCTGTTGCCAGGGAAATGGTTAGATTGATAGAGACTGCAACAGCACCAATATTTGCTGTAGATGTTGAAGGCCGTATAAATGGGTGGAATGCAAAGGTTGCTGAATTGACAGGCATGCCTGTTGAAGAAGCTATGGGGAAGTCCTTAGTTCGTGATATTGTTAAAAAAGAATCAGCAGAAACTACTGAAAAGCTTTTGCTTCATGCTTTGAGAG GTGAAGAAGATAAGAATGTTGAGATAAAGCTGAGGACATTTGGAGctgaagaaaataagaaaactgTATTTGTGGTGGTCAATGCTTGCACTAGCAAggattacacaaataacatagTTGGGGTTTGTTTTGTTGGTCAGGATGTTACTGGCCAGAAGGTGGTCATGGACAAATTTATTCACATCCAAGGTGATTACAAGGCCATTGTACACAGTCTAAACCCACTAATCCCACCTATATTTGCTTCCGATGAGAACACCTGCTGTTCTGAATGGAACACTGCTATGGAAAAGCTCACTGGATGGAGCAGAGGGGAAGTCATGGGGAAGATGTTAGTAGGGGAGATTTTTGGGAGTTGTTGTCGGCTGAAAGGTGCAGATGCTATGACTAAGTTCATGATTGCTTTGCATAATGCAATTGGAGGCCAGGATACTGACAAGTTCCCATTCTCTTTTTTTGACCGAAGTGGGAAATATGTGCAAGCTCTCCTGACTGCTAATAAGAGGGTCAATATGGATTGCCAGATTATTGGAGCTTTTTGTTTTGTTCAGATTGCAAGTCCTGAATTGCAGCAGGCCTTGAAACTCCAAAGGCAACAGGAAAAGAAGTGCTTTTCAAGGATGAAAGAGTTAGCTTACATATGTCAAGAAATAAAGAATCCATTAAGTGGTATACGCTTTACTAATTCACTCTTGGAAGCTACAGATTTAACGGACGACCAAAAGCAATTTATTGAGACAAGTTCTGCTTGTGAGAAGCAGATGTCAATGATAGTAAGGGACGTTAATTTGGATAACCTTGAGGATGG GTCATTGGAACTTGAGAAGTCAGAATTCTTACTCGGGAGTGTAATAGATGCTGTTGTTAGCCAAGTAATGTTGTTGCTGAGGGAAAGAGGTCTACAACTGATCCGGGACATTCCAGAGGAAATAAAAACCCTGGCTGTTTATGGTGATCAAGCAAGAGTTCAGCAGGTCTTAGCAGATTTTTTGTTAAATATGGTGCGTTATGCACCCTCTTCTGGCGGTTGGGTGGAAATTCAACTAAAACCAAGTTTGAAGCAAATTTCTATTGGGATAAACATTTTGCACATCGAATTTAG GATTGTCTGCCCCGGCGAAGGTCTTCCTCCTGAACTTGTTCAAGACATGTTCCATAGCAGTCGATGGGTGACCCAAGAGGGGCTGGGCCTGAGCATGTGCAGGAAAATTTTGAAGCTTATGGATGGAGAAGTTCAATATATTAGAGAGTCTGAAagaagttatttcttgattacACTTGAACTGCCCATGCAGCGGAGAGGTTCAAAAAGTGTGGCTTAG